The DNA region CGACATGGGAGTAGCCACCTAAGGGCGCGCGTGGACGCGAAGAGTCGTGATCGGTTCCGGCGCCGGGGTACGAGCCCGCGGCGGAACCGCTGAAAAAGGTGTGCCGGTCCGGCGGCCGGACCTGCGGTCAGGTCACGGCCCGCTTCTTCCGGACGGCCGGTCCTTCGAGGGACGGCCGGCCGGGTCGGGCCGGCGGATCTGTGGGTCCTGCTGGATCCGGTTACGTGCGCGTCGCGGGCATCGTCACCCGCGGCGCAGATCCTCCAAGGTCGCTGCGGATCCCGGCAGTCCGGAACGGGCCGGAGCCCGCAAACCGTCCAGGAAGAGCTGTAGATGACGGTGGGCGAACCGGTCGATGCCCTGGCAGGCGAGGCCGGGCAGCGGACGGGTGAGCTGGGAGAGGACGAGAAGTACGTCACCGACGGCGATGTCGGTGCGCAGCCGTCCCGTGGACATGGCGCGCGCCACGAGCCCCTCGACGGCCTCTTCGAGGCGGCCGCGCTCGGCGAGCAGATCGGCATGGTCCTTGTCGAAGCCGCCGGACAGCATCGGGCACAGGGCGCCGATCCGTTCGTCGGCCGCCGCGTGCACGAAGCGGCTGAGCGCGGCGAACGGGTCGGACTCCGTCTCAGCCGCCTCCCGCGCACGGTCCGTGGTGCGGCGGGTGACCGCGAGGACGACCTCGTGGACCAGCGCGACGCGGTCGGGGAAGTTCCGGTACAGCGTCGCGTTTCCGACTCCCGCCCGGCGGGCGACCTCGTCGAGCGGCACCTCAGGCCCGAACTCGACGAACATCTCGCGAGCGGCCGCCACTATCCGCTCCCGGTTGCGCAACGCGTCGGCCCGCGGACGCGGCGTACGGCGCGGTGTTCCGCAGGTGGCGGCTTCGGCGGCGGTCTCCACGACGCGGACCTTCCTCTCGGCAGGGACAAAGAGCCCCGGCGAACCGGGGATTGTGTCCCCGGTTCGCGAGGACACAGGTACAAACGGGGAGGCCGCCCCTGCTATTTCACACCTGTACGTGACCTGCGTCACCCGTCGTCCGCAGGGAATCCCCTCCAACGGCGCACCCAACGAGCGAGTGCACCTGACCCGGCCCAGGCTGATCGCCAGAGCGCAGCCCGGGGCCGGCCGGCTGCCGCGGAGCCCGAAGGCGAGCCCTATGCAGCACCCCCGCCACCGGACAGGCAGCTTCCGCCGCCCCCTCGCGCTCGCCGGAGCGACCGTCCTGGTCATCGCCACCGTGGCGTCGGCAGGCTCTACCCTGCCCCTCTCCGGCCCCGCCTCCGCCGGACCGGTGGCCGCACCCCGGGGAACCGGCCTCGCCGCGTGCCGGGTCCCGGCGACCATGGGCGTACAGATGTCGGAAGGGATACCGACCCCGCCCGGATACACCCACTCCACCGGGCAGGTCAGAGCCCTCAACCTGATGATCGACTTCCCGGACGCCAAGG from Streptomyces sp. NBC_01754 includes:
- a CDS encoding TetR/AcrR family transcriptional regulator; the encoded protein is METAAEAATCGTPRRTPRPRADALRNRERIVAAAREMFVEFGPEVPLDEVARRAGVGNATLYRNFPDRVALVHEVVLAVTRRTTDRAREAAETESDPFAALSRFVHAAADERIGALCPMLSGGFDKDHADLLAERGRLEEAVEGLVARAMSTGRLRTDIAVGDVLLVLSQLTRPLPGLACQGIDRFAHRHLQLFLDGLRAPARSGLPGSAATLEDLRRG